A portion of the Candidatus Pristimantibacillus lignocellulolyticus genome contains these proteins:
- a CDS encoding carbohydrate ABC transporter permease has protein sequence MKMIAIFRTPKKLNRSFTVSFMLFALLAFFGAFMALPLVYAVNNAFKPLDELFIFPPRFFVKNPTIENFLDLISLMGNSWVPLSRYIANTLLITIVGTVGHILLASAAAYPLAKYRFLGSKTLFSIVVLALMFSPHVTATPNYLIMSWLGWVNTHASIIIPALAFPLGLFLMKQFMEQIPDALIEAAKIDGANEYRIYWTIVMPNVKPAWLTLMILQFPMLWGSDGGSFIYSENLKTLNFALGQITAGGIARAGVGAAVALLLMIVPISMFIISQSSVIETMATSGMKD, from the coding sequence ATGAAAATGATAGCGATCTTTCGAACACCTAAAAAACTTAATCGTTCTTTTACAGTTAGCTTTATGTTGTTTGCGTTGCTTGCTTTTTTCGGTGCCTTTATGGCTTTGCCGCTAGTTTATGCGGTAAACAATGCATTCAAACCACTCGATGAGTTGTTTATATTTCCACCTCGGTTCTTTGTCAAAAACCCGACGATCGAGAACTTTTTAGATTTAATATCCTTAATGGGGAACTCATGGGTGCCTTTATCTCGTTATATCGCCAATACTTTGCTGATAACGATTGTCGGCACAGTCGGTCATATCCTGCTTGCATCGGCAGCAGCTTATCCGCTTGCGAAATATCGCTTCCTTGGTTCAAAGACATTATTCTCTATAGTTGTGTTAGCTTTAATGTTCTCACCACATGTAACAGCTACACCCAACTATTTAATCATGTCTTGGTTAGGCTGGGTAAATACACATGCATCCATTATTATTCCTGCATTGGCCTTCCCACTAGGATTGTTCCTAATGAAACAATTCATGGAGCAAATTCCTGACGCTTTAATAGAGGCGGCTAAAATTGATGGTGCTAATGAATATAGAATTTATTGGACTATTGTTATGCCCAACGTAAAGCCTGCATGGTTAACTTTAATGATATTGCAATTTCCAATGTTATGGGGAAGTGACGGGGGAAGTTTTATCTACAGTGAGAACTTAAAAACACTTAATTTCGCCTTAGGACAAATTACTGCTGGGGGAATTGCTAGAGCAGGGGTTGGTGCGGCAGTCGCACTATTGTTAATGATTGTTCCAATATCAATGTTTATTATTTCTCAGAGTAGCGTCATTGAGACGATGGCTACTTCCGGGATGAAGGATTAG
- a CDS encoding extracellular solute-binding protein, which yields MLKKQRLLVLLCLVFVLVVSACSGNTGGSNAGNNAAPGTSNEPVVTEDVPNEDAEVVNENPNATPEMDFDLGGKTVKFVAWFDLAIQQDGPDNIQRQKNLEALMEKHNFKVEYVALTYDEYVEKVSASMLANDPVGDILLISRPWAIPSMVQQDFFWPLDEYTKNDKAFSPSGKKFSEYEGKTYGFSIYDGDNGANGIIYNKTLMNELGMKSLQEYVNEDNWNWDTFIKVAKEGNKDTNNDGAVDVWGLANVSIDAAMASNFADFTNGDKQALDDPKTLEVFNHISTFATEKLVRPTEGGDWTEPTQFFRQANTLMVNGSMYEIGGYRTDMPDSEIGFVPYPKSPSATEYTSVTAAPSFYVIPKAVQNPEQMVYIMEKIQDYESVSEYSAQAYYESIFDNEDDVANLRTANKKTHALDRQTYPSFPYWEILGDLNNGVSVSTVVETYKAKVQAAVDEVWKK from the coding sequence ATGCTAAAGAAACAAAGATTGTTAGTACTGTTGTGTCTTGTTTTTGTTTTAGTAGTCTCTGCATGTAGTGGAAATACAGGGGGTAGCAATGCAGGAAATAATGCTGCACCTGGTACATCTAATGAACCGGTAGTTACAGAAGATGTACCAAATGAAGATGCTGAAGTTGTTAACGAGAACCCAAATGCAACACCTGAAATGGATTTTGATCTTGGTGGTAAAACAGTCAAGTTTGTTGCTTGGTTTGATCTTGCAATACAACAAGATGGCCCGGACAATATCCAGCGCCAGAAAAATCTAGAAGCATTAATGGAAAAACATAATTTCAAAGTTGAGTATGTTGCTTTGACATATGATGAGTATGTTGAAAAGGTATCAGCTTCAATGTTAGCCAATGATCCAGTTGGTGATATTCTCTTGATTTCTAGACCTTGGGCAATTCCAAGTATGGTTCAGCAAGACTTCTTCTGGCCACTTGATGAATATACCAAAAATGATAAAGCATTCAGTCCAAGCGGTAAGAAATTCTCTGAATACGAGGGAAAAACTTACGGATTCTCCATTTATGATGGCGATAATGGTGCAAATGGAATCATCTATAACAAAACATTAATGAACGAATTAGGCATGAAGTCTTTACAAGAGTACGTTAATGAAGACAACTGGAACTGGGATACTTTCATTAAAGTTGCTAAAGAAGGAAACAAAGATACAAATAACGACGGAGCAGTAGACGTTTGGGGTCTTGCGAATGTGTCTATCGATGCGGCAATGGCTTCTAATTTTGCTGACTTCACTAATGGAGATAAACAAGCTTTAGATGATCCAAAAACGCTTGAAGTATTTAATCATATCAGTACGTTTGCAACAGAGAAGCTTGTAAGACCGACAGAAGGTGGAGATTGGACGGAGCCAACACAATTCTTCCGCCAAGCTAACACATTAATGGTTAATGGTTCGATGTATGAAATTGGTGGATATCGTACGGATATGCCTGACTCCGAAATAGGTTTCGTTCCATACCCTAAATCTCCAAGTGCAACAGAATACACTAGCGTTACTGCAGCACCTTCATTTTACGTAATTCCAAAAGCTGTCCAAAATCCAGAGCAGATGGTGTACATCATGGAGAAAATCCAAGACTACGAGTCTGTTAGTGAGTATTCAGCTCAAGCATACTACGAATCAATTTTCGATAACGAAGATGATGTTGCTAACTTAAGAACAGCGAATAAGAAAACACATGCACTAGATAGACAGACTTATCCTTCTTTCCCATACTGGGAGATTCTTGGTGACTTGAATAATGGCGTTTCTGTTTCAACGGTTGTTGAGACGTATAAAGCTAAAGTTCAGGCTGCTGTAGATGAAGTTTGGAAAAAATAG
- a CDS encoding extracellular solute-binding protein — MNTRKKKKVIVLMVLAALLLSLWAFSPSDSTTQTYVHALGGFDAVTGSTEEDGYATYLNRYSTVDKPSETIRIEGENFSETNGDGFEIVNQFEGLDGQAVVTPEKGNISWNVSIEKAGLYNIKIHYFPLEGKSSSIEREFTINGEVPFKGAEILLFDRIWGNRYEEIQRDDRGNELRPRQVEKPAWQISDFKDRNGYFEDSYSFYLDKGIQTLTLTSLREPMAIDYIELYQNKSLKSYEELENEYEAKGIKVAQDQYMIIQAEDAISKSSPTLFPVSDRSSPTVIPYDVSKIRINTIGGLNWKLPGQWIEWEIDVEEDGLYQIALKQKQNQLRGVYATRSLMIDGEYPFEEMKQIRFKYGRDWNMNVLGEDEQPYLFHLTEGKHRIRMTVSLGDIAPLLQTIESSVLELNEMYRKVLMITSNTPDPFRDYQLEKRIPDMTEVFAEQAEIIQSVADYLEEATGERSDKVAVLHTMVQQLEEMVKYPDRVAKQLKSYKINVGGLGTWILTVREQPLSLDYLIVASPEQELPRADATVLEVVGHELGAFVSSYTEDYDSIGNTGENDKSITVWVTTGRDQAQVLKSLIDDSFTPDTDISVKLRLVPGNILLPATLAGEGPDVAMQLGEDIPVNYAMRDAAADLTEFDDFDEVVTRFRDSGIEPYKYNGGVFALPEQQTFPMLFYRKDILEELELTPPQTWQDIYNMISVLQKHNMEFYLPLETTNANMVPNATYSMLLYQNGGQFYSDDDTKSALDSEISMDAFKKWSQFYTSYKFPLIADFPNRFRTGEMPIGIADYTTYNMLTVMAPEIKGLWEFTLVPGTELADGTVNHEVASHTTAVLMLENSKNKEISWEFMKWWTDKETQVAYGREMEGLMGEAARYPTANIEALEELPWPIEDYNNLESQWKWVRGIPQVPGGYFTGRHLDNAFRKVVNASENPREALSDYILYINDEIEIKRKEFNLPYQSGVKADAN, encoded by the coding sequence TTGAACACAAGAAAGAAAAAGAAAGTAATTGTTCTAATGGTTCTTGCCGCACTTTTATTATCCCTATGGGCTTTCTCACCTTCAGATTCCACCACTCAAACGTATGTTCATGCTCTAGGTGGTTTCGATGCTGTTACAGGCTCTACTGAAGAAGATGGCTATGCTACTTATTTGAATCGTTATTCAACAGTGGATAAACCTAGTGAGACGATTCGAATCGAAGGGGAGAACTTTTCCGAGACAAATGGAGACGGGTTCGAGATCGTTAACCAGTTTGAAGGATTAGATGGGCAAGCAGTAGTAACTCCTGAAAAAGGCAACATCAGTTGGAATGTATCAATTGAAAAAGCAGGATTATACAATATTAAAATTCATTATTTTCCGTTAGAAGGAAAAAGCTCTTCTATTGAAAGAGAGTTTACCATTAATGGTGAAGTACCATTTAAAGGGGCAGAAATACTATTATTTGACCGAATTTGGGGAAACCGTTATGAAGAAATTCAAAGAGATGACAGAGGCAACGAATTACGTCCTAGACAGGTAGAGAAGCCAGCATGGCAAATAAGTGATTTTAAGGATAGGAATGGATATTTTGAAGATTCGTATTCCTTTTACTTAGACAAAGGTATTCAAACACTTACATTGACCTCATTACGTGAGCCAATGGCTATTGATTACATTGAACTCTATCAGAATAAGAGTCTGAAAAGTTATGAAGAACTGGAAAATGAGTATGAAGCCAAGGGTATTAAAGTTGCCCAGGATCAATATATGATTATCCAAGCTGAAGATGCCATTTCCAAGTCGTCTCCAACTTTATTTCCAGTTTCAGACAGATCTAGTCCTACAGTTATTCCGTACGATGTATCAAAAATCAGAATTAACACAATAGGCGGATTGAATTGGAAACTACCTGGTCAGTGGATTGAATGGGAGATTGACGTCGAAGAGGATGGTTTGTATCAAATAGCATTAAAGCAAAAGCAGAACCAACTTCGTGGTGTCTATGCTACACGGAGCTTGATGATTGACGGGGAATACCCATTTGAAGAAATGAAGCAAATTCGCTTTAAATATGGAAGGGATTGGAATATGAATGTATTGGGTGAAGACGAGCAGCCCTATCTATTCCATCTAACCGAAGGTAAACATCGTATTCGCATGACAGTTTCTCTTGGAGATATCGCTCCATTGCTTCAAACGATCGAGTCTAGTGTACTGGAGCTCAATGAGATGTATCGAAAGGTGTTAATGATTACTTCAAATACACCAGATCCATTCCGCGATTATCAATTGGAGAAGCGTATACCTGATATGACAGAGGTATTCGCTGAACAGGCTGAAATTATTCAAAGCGTAGCGGACTACCTAGAAGAAGCAACTGGAGAACGAAGTGATAAGGTTGCCGTTCTTCACACCATGGTTCAGCAATTGGAGGAAATGGTTAAATACCCTGATAGGGTAGCCAAACAATTGAAATCGTACAAGATCAATGTCGGAGGTTTGGGAACTTGGATTTTGACCGTTCGTGAACAGCCATTATCGCTTGATTATCTTATTGTGGCTTCTCCTGAACAAGAACTACCAAGAGCTGACGCTACAGTACTAGAAGTAGTTGGACATGAACTTGGTGCATTTGTTTCTTCTTATACAGAAGATTATGACAGTATAGGGAACACGGGAGAAAATGATAAGTCGATAACAGTCTGGGTTACGACAGGACGCGATCAGGCACAAGTATTGAAAAGCTTGATTGATGATTCCTTTACACCTGATACTGATATATCAGTAAAGCTTCGTCTTGTACCTGGAAATATTTTATTGCCAGCTACTCTTGCTGGTGAAGGTCCGGATGTAGCAATGCAGCTCGGCGAGGATATTCCTGTAAACTATGCGATGAGAGACGCCGCGGCAGATTTGACAGAGTTTGATGATTTTGATGAGGTTGTAACCAGGTTCCGTGACAGTGGTATTGAGCCTTACAAGTACAATGGAGGCGTGTTTGCCTTACCGGAGCAACAGACCTTTCCAATGTTGTTTTATCGCAAAGACATTCTTGAGGAATTGGAATTGACACCGCCGCAAACTTGGCAAGATATTTATAACATGATCTCAGTGCTCCAGAAGCATAACATGGAGTTTTATTTGCCACTTGAGACTACAAATGCAAATATGGTCCCGAATGCGACATACTCTATGCTTCTTTATCAGAACGGTGGTCAGTTCTACAGTGATGATGATACAAAAAGTGCTTTAGATTCAGAGATTTCCATGGATGCCTTCAAAAAATGGTCGCAATTTTATACTAGCTATAAGTTTCCATTAATAGCAGACTTCCCGAATCGATTCCGTACTGGTGAAATGCCGATAGGTATTGCAGACTATACAACGTATAACATGCTGACGGTTATGGCTCCTGAGATCAAAGGATTATGGGAATTCACCCTTGTACCAGGAACAGAACTTGCTGATGGTACGGTCAATCATGAAGTAGCCAGCCACACAACCGCAGTTCTAATGCTCGAAAACTCGAAAAATAAAGAGATTTCTTGGGAATTTATGAAATGGTGGACGGACAAGGAAACTCAGGTCGCTTACGGACGCGAAATGGAAGGTCTAATGGGCGAGGCGGCTCGTTACCCTACTGCTAACATTGAGGCTCTTGAAGAATTACCATGGCCAATAGAGGATTATAATAATTTGGAGAGTCAGTGGAAATGGGTAAGAGGTATTCCACAAGTTCCAGGTGGATACTTTACTGGAAGACATCTAGATAATGCCTTTAGAAAAGTTGTAAACGCTAGTGAAAATCCTCGTGAAGCGTTATCTGATTATATTTTGTACATTAACGATGAAATTGAAATCAAACGGAAAGAATTTAACTTACCGTATCAGTCAGGGGTGAAAGCTGATGCAAACTGA
- a CDS encoding family 43 glycosylhydrolase, translated as MRVKSKKTYIILAIVLVCIAMLFVESIRLFDKRAEMMTEEGRITTNNPIMWADVPDPDVIRVGNDYYMVSTSMHMMPGSPIMQSTDLVNWEIIGYPYERLEDNVEHNLRNGMNIYGEGSWANSFKYHNGKFYVLTASLDSGKTYLFSTENPSGDWERTEFNEYLHDPALLFDDNDKAYIIYGIENFNIKELTSDYKAINQSGLNKQIVTSGQEGMEGAHAYKIDGKYYITAIWWEKGGIRQQYVYRSDNINGPYEGKLVLSDTTGYKNNGVAQGGLVDTPDGSWYAMLFQDHDAVGRVPVLVPVRWKDDWPVYGNEEGKVPLSLNTTASSNFVTELTKSDEFNQINQDFDLTDLLASEVPSSTQSMGVELVANGQFNSNIADWIGKDQAKIEVIIDPSSSDNNIAYVSNRTATYAGIEQNFTGKLNKGQRYKASFRIKFTEGPESKEFLLTAKKVNSGETSYEKLISGTVKKNEWTEISGTFSVSDDPEFIYLFVETPWVAKPEVERDMIDFYVDDISIKRGPVTAFEAAESMPNGSKLGLQWQWNHNPNNMKWSLTERQGFLRLTTDNVVSNILEARNTLTQRGQGPHSSGWTSIDASHMKDGDFAGLAAFQQEYGFVGVTQEAGVQYIVMVDKGIEIDRTPLIQKQVYFKIDFDFTTDKAQFFYSLNGSQWTIFGQELQMRYTLPHFMGYRFALFNFATENVGGYVDFDYFRFSPIATALKTTTVLSAYLKESHVELSKEKGSSYELSLLLDELPEEQTFQQLRTTIQFPDWLEVERIVANDHNVPDVEIFYEEVTGGITLQINTANETMRFYENVDFSKKLVTITFTLKKELVEMMNGEVKVDSMEIVNTAQQNEKIDVSGAVSKLSYAPPAQPVGKDILNGNPLVSHKFGADPYALVYKDRVYLYMTNDVFQYDESGNVKDNTYANINKLSVISSDDLVNWTDHGFVDAAGPDGAAKWATQSWAPAAVHKVIDGKDKFFIYFANNASNIGVLMSDSPTGPWIDPIGRPLITRETPGVEKVTWLFDPAVLVDDDGKSYIYFGGGITEGQEEMPNTARVMELGEDMISVVGEAQPIPAPFMFENSGINKVNDKYYYTYCSNFYGGVRPEGSPEAGQIAYMVSNSPMGPWTYQGVILKNPGHFFDVGGNNHHAIFEFNENWYIAYHAQTLSKAMGVPKGYRSTHLNQVSFNEDGTIQEIIADYEGVKQLKSLNPYVRVEAETIGWQAGVNTEQISDNAQGSFSNRVVTDIDNGDWIAVSNVDFGSIGASLFTAAVVNGNVASTIEIRLDSPDGKLIGELSIPATTGLDQYSELQTKIEGADGVHHLFLVFRGEDNSKLFNLDYWQFHE; from the coding sequence ATGAGGGTTAAATCCAAAAAAACATATATCATATTAGCAATTGTGTTAGTCTGCATTGCAATGCTATTTGTAGAATCTATTCGATTATTTGATAAGAGAGCAGAAATGATGACCGAAGAGGGTAGGATAACTACTAATAACCCTATAATGTGGGCAGATGTACCTGATCCAGACGTTATTCGTGTTGGTAATGACTATTATATGGTAAGTACCAGTATGCATATGATGCCTGGTTCGCCTATTATGCAATCTACTGATTTAGTAAACTGGGAAATTATTGGATATCCGTATGAACGCTTGGAGGACAACGTCGAGCATAATCTTCGAAATGGAATGAACATCTATGGAGAGGGCTCATGGGCTAATAGCTTTAAGTACCACAACGGTAAGTTTTATGTACTTACGGCATCATTGGATTCTGGTAAAACCTATCTATTTAGTACCGAGAATCCAAGTGGAGATTGGGAACGTACTGAATTTAACGAATACTTACATGATCCTGCATTACTTTTTGACGATAATGATAAAGCATATATTATTTATGGGATTGAGAATTTCAATATTAAAGAATTAACTTCTGATTATAAAGCAATTAACCAATCTGGTCTAAATAAACAAATTGTCACATCAGGTCAAGAGGGAATGGAAGGGGCACATGCTTATAAAATTGATGGAAAATACTATATTACTGCCATATGGTGGGAAAAAGGAGGTATTAGACAGCAGTACGTATATCGTTCTGACAACATAAATGGTCCTTACGAAGGAAAACTCGTACTAAGTGATACGACGGGCTACAAAAATAACGGCGTTGCACAAGGAGGATTAGTAGATACACCTGATGGTAGCTGGTATGCTATGCTATTTCAAGATCATGATGCAGTAGGGAGAGTTCCAGTATTAGTACCTGTTCGTTGGAAAGATGATTGGCCAGTTTACGGTAATGAGGAAGGAAAAGTTCCGCTATCATTAAATACAACAGCTAGTAGTAACTTTGTTACGGAATTAACGAAAAGCGATGAATTTAATCAAATTAATCAAGATTTTGATTTAACTGATTTACTAGCGTCTGAGGTGCCTTCAAGTACACAGTCAATGGGCGTAGAGCTGGTAGCCAATGGTCAATTTAATAGCAATATTGCTGACTGGATCGGGAAAGATCAGGCTAAGATAGAGGTTATTATTGATCCTTCGTCTAGTGACAATAACATTGCATATGTTTCAAATCGTACAGCGACGTATGCCGGTATTGAACAGAATTTTACAGGTAAACTTAATAAAGGGCAGCGCTATAAAGCAAGCTTTAGAATAAAGTTTACCGAAGGTCCTGAATCTAAGGAGTTTTTATTAACTGCCAAAAAAGTTAATTCCGGCGAAACGTCTTATGAGAAATTAATAAGTGGTACTGTGAAAAAGAATGAATGGACAGAAATATCTGGAACATTTTCTGTTAGTGATGACCCTGAATTTATCTATTTATTTGTTGAAACACCATGGGTAGCAAAACCTGAAGTTGAGCGGGATATGATAGATTTCTACGTTGACGATATATCAATTAAGAGGGGTCCAGTAACTGCTTTCGAAGCTGCAGAAAGTATGCCTAACGGCTCAAAACTTGGTCTACAGTGGCAATGGAATCATAATCCGAACAATATGAAATGGTCACTAACTGAGCGACAAGGTTTCTTGAGATTAACGACTGATAATGTTGTGAGTAATATACTGGAGGCACGCAATACATTGACCCAAAGAGGCCAAGGTCCTCATAGCTCTGGTTGGACATCAATAGACGCTAGCCATATGAAGGATGGAGATTTTGCGGGGTTAGCCGCCTTCCAGCAAGAGTATGGATTTGTTGGTGTAACTCAGGAAGCGGGAGTTCAGTATATCGTTATGGTCGATAAAGGTATTGAAATTGATCGAACACCTTTAATACAGAAGCAAGTCTATTTCAAAATTGACTTTGACTTTACAACGGATAAGGCTCAATTCTTCTATAGTCTCAACGGTTCGCAATGGACAATTTTTGGGCAAGAGCTACAGATGCGCTACACATTACCTCACTTTATGGGATATCGTTTTGCATTATTTAATTTTGCTACTGAGAACGTAGGGGGTTATGTAGATTTTGACTATTTCAGATTCAGTCCAATAGCAACTGCTCTTAAAACAACTACGGTTCTGAGTGCTTATTTGAAAGAAAGTCATGTTGAACTAAGTAAAGAAAAGGGCAGTAGCTATGAACTAAGTTTATTATTAGATGAATTACCTGAGGAACAGACGTTTCAACAACTTCGTACAACGATACAATTTCCAGATTGGCTTGAAGTTGAACGTATCGTTGCTAATGATCATAATGTGCCTGACGTAGAAATATTTTATGAAGAAGTGACAGGTGGCATAACATTACAAATAAATACTGCAAATGAAACGATGCGATTTTATGAAAATGTGGATTTTAGTAAGAAACTTGTAACGATTACATTTACACTTAAAAAGGAGCTAGTTGAAATGATGAATGGTGAAGTAAAGGTAGACTCTATGGAAATCGTAAATACAGCACAACAGAATGAAAAAATTGATGTAAGTGGAGCAGTATCCAAGCTTAGCTATGCACCACCTGCTCAACCGGTAGGTAAAGATATTTTAAATGGTAATCCGTTGGTATCTCACAAATTTGGAGCAGATCCGTATGCGTTAGTATATAAAGATCGAGTCTATCTTTATATGACCAATGATGTATTTCAGTATGACGAGAGTGGCAATGTCAAGGATAATACGTATGCTAATATTAATAAGCTTTCAGTCATTTCATCAGATGATCTAGTCAATTGGACGGATCATGGCTTTGTTGATGCAGCTGGTCCAGATGGCGCCGCAAAATGGGCAACACAATCTTGGGCACCTGCTGCAGTACATAAGGTGATCGATGGAAAAGATAAATTCTTTATCTACTTTGCTAATAATGCGAGTAATATTGGGGTATTAATGAGTGACAGTCCGACAGGGCCTTGGATTGATCCTATAGGTAGACCACTAATTACAAGAGAAACTCCAGGTGTTGAAAAAGTAACTTGGTTGTTTGATCCAGCTGTGTTAGTAGACGATGATGGCAAAAGCTATATCTACTTTGGCGGGGGTATTACTGAAGGACAGGAAGAGATGCCGAACACTGCTAGAGTGATGGAACTAGGCGAAGATATGATTAGTGTAGTAGGAGAAGCTCAACCAATTCCAGCTCCGTTTATGTTTGAAAATTCCGGCATTAACAAAGTGAATGATAAATACTATTATACGTATTGTTCAAATTTCTATGGTGGTGTTCGTCCTGAGGGAAGCCCAGAAGCTGGACAAATTGCATATATGGTTAGTAACTCACCTATGGGGCCATGGACTTATCAAGGAGTAATTCTGAAAAATCCAGGACATTTCTTTGATGTAGGTGGTAACAATCATCATGCTATTTTTGAGTTTAACGAAAATTGGTATATCGCGTATCATGCACAGACGTTGTCAAAAGCGATGGGAGTTCCAAAAGGATATCGTTCAACTCATCTGAATCAAGTATCCTTTAATGAAGATGGAACGATTCAAGAAATTATTGCCGATTATGAAGGTGTTAAGCAACTGAAATCACTTAATCCATATGTTCGAGTGGAAGCGGAAACGATTGGCTGGCAAGCAGGAGTAAATACGGAGCAGATTAGTGATAACGCGCAGGGATCTTTTTCAAATAGAGTGGTAACAGATATTGATAACGGCGATTGGATAGCAGTTTCCAATGTTGATTTTGGCAGTATTGGTGCTTCATTATTTACGGCAGCAGTAGTCAATGGTAATGTAGCTAGCACCATTGAAATTCGATTAGATAGCCCAGATGGGAAATTAATAGGGGAGCTGTCTATTCCTGCAACAACTGGCCTAGATCAGTACTCTGAGCTTCAAACGAAAATTGAAGGTGCAGATGGAGTTCATCATTTATTTTTAGTGTTTAGAGGAGAAGACAACAGCAAATTATTCAATCTTGATTACTGGCAGTTTCATGAATAG
- a CDS encoding sugar ABC transporter permease, translated as MQTEKVTGVAKEIIRPQKISKWAHLSSELKRNKHYYILISPYMTIFFLFTVIPVVFSLVLSLFYFNMLEFPRFVGWQNYSRLLLNDDVFMIALKNTLLFAVITGPVSYIACFLFAWIINELSPKVRAFMTLVFYAPSISGNVFFIWLIVFSGDSYGYLNGFLMKTGIILEPIQWLLNEKYILPIVILVQLWLSLGTSFLAFIAGLQTVDRTLIEAGAVDGIRNRWQELWFITLPSMRPQLMFGAVMQITGAFAVADISVALAGFPSVNYAAHTIVTHLMDYGSIRFEMGYASAIATVLFGIMLGTNMLTQKMLRRIGE; from the coding sequence ATGCAAACTGAAAAAGTTACTGGGGTCGCAAAGGAAATCATACGTCCTCAGAAGATATCTAAGTGGGCACATCTCTCAAGCGAGTTGAAACGTAACAAGCATTATTATATTTTAATTAGTCCATATATGACGATTTTCTTTTTATTCACTGTTATTCCGGTCGTTTTCTCATTGGTATTAAGTCTGTTCTATTTTAATATGCTGGAATTTCCTCGATTCGTAGGGTGGCAAAATTATTCCAGACTGTTGCTTAACGACGATGTATTCATGATTGCTTTGAAAAACACTCTTCTCTTTGCGGTTATTACTGGTCCTGTTAGTTATATTGCCTGTTTTTTATTTGCTTGGATAATTAATGAACTGTCACCTAAAGTGCGTGCCTTTATGACATTAGTTTTTTATGCTCCGTCGATTTCAGGCAATGTGTTTTTTATTTGGCTAATCGTATTTTCCGGTGATAGCTATGGTTACTTGAACGGGTTTTTGATGAAAACAGGCATTATTTTAGAACCTATTCAATGGCTTCTTAATGAGAAATATATTTTGCCGATCGTCATTCTAGTTCAATTATGGCTTAGTTTAGGAACGAGTTTTCTTGCATTTATTGCTGGTTTACAGACGGTCGATAGAACTTTGATTGAGGCAGGAGCTGTCGATGGAATTAGAAACCGTTGGCAGGAATTGTGGTTTATTACGTTGCCATCAATGAGACCGCAGCTTATGTTCGGAGCAGTCATGCAGATTACAGGAGCATTTGCAGTTGCCGATATATCAGTCGCACTTGCAGGCTTTCCGAGTGTCAATTATGCGGCACATACTATCGTAACGCATTTAATGGACTATGGTAGTATTCGTTTTGAAATGGGCTACGCTTCCGCCATTGCAACTGTTCTCTTCGGCATTATGCTTGGAACTAATATGCTGACACAAAAAATGCTGAGAAGGATAGGTGAGTAA
- a CDS encoding YIP1 family protein: MNRDLVKYPFYLILHPFDGFWELKYERNQKQSLIFAIAILFMLALTNILSSQYSGFVVNIVNPKSMNSFMEIIYVIVPVLFFCIANWSLTTLLDGEGKFIEIFTSTCYALIPLVLINFPWIWLSNVISMEESVFYYFSSSLALIWFVFMLFIGNMTVHQFSPSKSILTILLTIVAMGFMAFLSLLFFSLIQQIVSFISVIYQELALRN; the protein is encoded by the coding sequence TTGAATAGAGATCTTGTGAAATATCCTTTTTATCTCATATTACATCCCTTTGATGGCTTTTGGGAATTGAAATACGAACGCAATCAGAAGCAGAGCTTAATCTTTGCCATTGCCATTCTATTTATGCTTGCTTTAACAAACATTTTGTCCAGTCAGTATAGCGGATTTGTAGTGAATATTGTAAATCCAAAATCAATGAATAGCTTTATGGAAATTATATACGTCATAGTGCCAGTATTGTTCTTTTGCATAGCAAACTGGTCACTAACAACATTGTTAGACGGAGAAGGGAAATTTATTGAGATATTTACTTCAACATGCTATGCACTTATTCCGTTGGTACTTATTAATTTTCCTTGGATTTGGCTAAGCAATGTTATTTCGATGGAAGAATCAGTATTTTATTATTTTTCGAGCAGTCTAGCATTAATCTGGTTTGTGTTTATGCTGTTCATTGGAAATATGACGGTACATCAATTTTCACCATCTAAATCAATTCTAACCATTCTTCTCACTATTGTTGCGATGGGATTTATGGCATTTCTTAGTTTATTATTTTTCAGTTTAATCCAACAGATCGTCTCTTTCATTTCCGTCATTTATCAAGAACTGGCATTGAGAAACTGA